The DNA sequence GACTGGTCATCAATCTAAAGAAGCATATTATACCCCAAGATGCAGACAAAGTATCAATATCTTTCAAGCCAAGTGCTAGAGgtatcattaaaaaataataaccctGCTGTGCAATCTGAGTACGTGCAAGTCCAATGTAAGTTGTTGCCTGAAACACCTGATGAATTACAGCAGAGGTGGTCGAGGCCAGCAGAAGGCCAAGCTATCTTGGGGTTATCACACCGCAGGGCTATCCCATTCCCCCACAGTGTTGTATCGTACAGGCCCTGATGAAGGGAAGGTGCATACGAACACAAGATAGGTAGGGTGAATATTGACCAGCGGGTATTCAACGCACTGCTCTTACATGCAGCCAATACAGTCTGTGGACACCTTTAAAATCAGATCGGAACTAATTCACATAAACGAATGTGTAATTCTCAGCCCTAAACATATCTTTGCCTACTTATAGACCAGtgggggcggtctgtagcatagtggttaaggtacatgactgagacaggcaaggttggtggttcaatccgcacagccgttgggcccttgagcgaggcccttaacccttcattgttccaggggaggattgtctcctgcttaggtctaatgtaatgtaatgtaatgtctaatcatgtgccatggagggctgagaGTATACAGgtatataaacaataaaatctTATGCATGCATTtaaacacattacagtacattataatTAGACCCTCAAATTCTCaagttaaattatttattattaataatcaattttattaattatatttcttaCATTTTGATCCCATAGCTCCACCCAATGAAAAGACTCAGGGTGACCTTTAAAGGGGACCAAAGCCAGTGACACCAGGTCCACTGTGTGGCAGTGGACCACAGATGTGCAGCAGTGGACCTGGTGTAGCAGCGGACCACAGGTGCGTTTCGGACGCGTCCCGTTAATGCTGCCGGTACTCACGGATCTCCTCCAGCACCTCCGGGTCGCACTCCCTGTACCTGTCCATGTCAGCCTTCAGCTGGGCCCTCTGCTCCCTCAGAGACTGGAGCTCCTTCTGAAGGGAggccctctcctcctgcaggagaGCGAGTCGCCAGGTCATCAAGTGAAAAGGGAAGCCCGTCTCTACTGGAGAATTTGTGTCCGCCGTACTTCCGCTGAGACGGaaaaagggaatttttttttttgtccaatcAGACAGGGGAGAAGTCATGGACCAGGTTGGGTTCAGATAGTGATCTATATAGAATTCAAACCTATCATACCACAGCACAGCAGGTCTGTAACAATCATAGTGAGTCAGGTCATTAAGAGGTCTTTAATTACGTTATCTAGGACTTTGCCCCATTAAAACTAGCAACTGTACCATACTGGGGTATTGCTTTATTGTTTTATAGGATGAATGCCTTaatgcagggctgcccaatcctgttccaAGTTATTTAccgggcagtctgtagcctagtggctaatgtacatgactgagatgtggaaggttggtggttcaagccccggtgtagccgaaATACGAtccgcagctgttgggcccttgagcaaggccattaaccccactccggggggggattgtcccctgcttagtctaatcaactgtaagtcacttttgataaagCGTCTGATATAGCTGTAATGTTTTCACTCAAACCCCAACAAAGCATAAATCATTGAACAGTACAAGATCtctttgagctgctaattagtagaattagTTGcaccaaattagggttgagatgaaaacctacaggatgtcAGTTAAACATAATCTCCAGACTGCTTCAGTATCGAGTAAAAATGACACGTATACAAGAAAAGACCTGTACATTACTTACCATTTGTTCAATTTATGGCAGGTTTCACAGACCCATATTAAGCTTAGGGctagactaaattgagttttgtccGGAGAATTTCCATTCAagattgaatttagtctaggcttaatctgtgtctgtgaaaccggcccataAGCGTATGACTTATCAGGCTATGAAGACTATTATACAGATTCTCAGGTGTCCCATGCAGTGCTTTCATGCTATACCACCCACCAATTATACCGTCAGCCTCACTTACTGCTGGTAGTTTCATAGGTACAAACATCCTCCAATAAGAAACTACCAATAGCAGGGATTATCAaccgtcttcacacctgactcccaggtaaagggagggtggaaaaccagcagttctcggatCTCGAGGACAGAGAGTTGCTGATCCCTACcccatactgtacattaccCGCTGTTCTCCGCCAACAACCAAATCTCTAAGGTGATCAAGTGCAAACAAACAGAGTATCTAAAACATCATTATACCGccaacaagaaaagaaaaaacggtGAGTCACAAACACTGGCAGAATATGAACACTGGCAGGAAAACAAAATCATTGGCATTGTTGGATCTAACAATATGAAAACAAGCAATGCCTCAAAAGCATTTTGATTTGAAGAAGGCCTTGTTTGTGTGGTTCTCTACGGTTTGCCAAGGAAATGTTCAGGTCACCAGTAAAGTTTTATAAGAATTATTTGGCAAGAAGTATTAGAATAAAGTAAGTTACGCAGAATTTGTTGGCAAAAAAAGACTCTCATGCTGGAAAGACTATCACAGCacattattgttttattcagaGATAACACACTGTAGTATCACCATCATTATTGTGTCATTATTTTCATATGtaaatttccttttctttcctagACCCTGTTTTATTGCCACCCCCACTTAATGCCAATTTTcccttgttctttttttttttcatataaagtCTGCCACTGCTTCGCTTAGGAGACCTTATTGAAGATGCAAGGTGATTATGACTGTGAAGAGAAAGACACAAATGCAGTCACTCACATTCCCCATGAGCCTGACTGAGCACAGCAGGAGAAACACTCATCCATCAAGCTGCCAGTGCCATATTAAATCTTCATATCTTCTATTCACATCTCTGACAGCACTTACAGCACAAGAAAACTGTCCCCATGTCAACCATTAAAAAAGCCCTTGGGCTTGCAGTGCTCTCTGTAAAGGGAATGACTAATGTGGAGTGACAATGGCTATTACTTTTTAGTGATTCCTATAGGGACACGAGACTCATTTTCAAGAAATTGTTGCTTGTATGTGGAGAACAAAATATCTTCTGAAACGTACAgtaaaaaaagctttttacgATAAACCACCAGACCATCGATACTGTAATAGTTTGAATCCATGAGAATACTAAAACCAAAAATCTTCATATTACTCCTGAATCTGAAAACAAAGTTACATGTTTTTGGAGTGTGCattcaaaagaaataaaaataacttacaGTATCTTGACGTCCCACTTTAACCTTTTCGACAGCCTGCTGTAAGGTTTCTTTACGTCTCTTTGCTTCAGAAAGCTGCAATatggtaaaaaaagaagaaagtcaGACTGAATAGCTCCTGGGTATTCTAGCattctcattaaaaaacaaacatagtTAATCTACAGTTCCACCGCAATATCCATGACTCATCCCAGTGACACATTGGCGCTTCTTGTGCAATTGGCGAGCCTAGCCAGGCTGAAAGGCCTGTTTTGGCATCATGTTCCTATGAGATAAAACACACAGTGCCCAGAATTGCCAGGGATATGAAGGAGAAATGTTATTTTAGATTAAGGATTCTTTAAAAAGGCAGTTTTTGTTGGATACCATGAAAAGCCAGCTTTTGTCACACTGTGACGTTCACATGGCTCAGGCCAACTCGTTCCCACAGAAAAAGTCCCAACATTTACGTGCTCCATGCTGTAATTCAAACAAGATCCCTCGTGAAATTTGACAGAGAACCTTaccagtgtgtagtgtgtcttAAGGAATGGGATATTATGGAACTGAATGTGTCACAACCTGTGTAAGGATAACGGTCATGCTAATAATCTGCATCTtggaatttaaacattttttcttttctaactTTTCCTCGTTCCTGTCTGATAAGACTGCGAAGATCGGAAGTTAATTCTTGCGAGCTTCaacagtgttttcttttgttgttattgCCCTATGTCCTCAGTGTAGCAGGAATTAAATGCCATACATTTCTGTTTTGCAGATATAAGAAGCATTGGAAGCAAAACAAGCGAAAAGATCTTTCTCTGCAACTTCCCATTGGCCAACTTGAAATCCAAACTCCAAAAGCGCATGCATTTCTCTGTTAATGATAGCGATGGAAAAAGCAGTCTTTTGTAAAACACACTTTCATTGTGATGTAAGGCACTTATGCTCTGTGCAGGACACCCAGGTACATATACTGCGAGGCTAAACAACTTACTCAACATCAATTTGCAAAATAGTTTCATATCTCTGAACTGACTCACTTCCACAAATTATGTAATTTGTAAGAATTCACGGAACAAGAACCAGGCTGCCTCAAATTTGGGCACCAATTTTTTCTCATGCATAGAAGTTTGTGGACAGAtggacaaaatataaaacataacaaAAGGTTTTTCAGTGAAGCTGGCTGTAAGTGggcagaagtaaaaaaactgCTGAAATGTTCTACCTGAATGAGCGTTCACTGGAAGCAGCTGATAAAATCTCAACTCGGGCTGCAGACTACAGAATCATGTGCAAGTCAGTGACAGTGAAAGTGGGTCACAGCAGAAGCTCATGAGATAGATGACTGTTCTGTAGTTACCTTCCCTTAAAACTGCTCAAATTTCCAGCATGTGAAACAACTCATGATGTAGGAATCCTGTACAAACAGCTGTACATTTAGCATTTAAATAAAAGCCACCATATCTTCCCAGCCCCACTGAATGCACTCTTAGATAGGGCACCCCTGATGGAGCCCTGCAGAGAACAATGTGACTTCCTGTTTCGTTTAAACTGTTCACTCGTGGACATAGTCCACACCATGTCACCCCGAAAAGCCATAGTTCCTATTAATATTGATAGTCATAGTCATAATGATAGTGATGTGGGAAGCGAAGTGTGCTAGCATCAGCTTGGCCGCTAATAGGAAGTTCCTACCATCGACTATGAGGCTCTgttgttcagacaaaatgtgaaacaggaagtaaaaGAACAAGTTTTTCTGGTAGGCTGCAAAAAAAGGcctttgcaaacacacacacaatgaaggTGGGCTCCTGGCTTCACAAAATGCCCATAAATGGCCGTTTCTTTTCTcatgcttttttcctttttctccccaatttggaaAGCCCAATCACGCTCACGCCGCACCGCTGACTGCAACCTCCGCCGCCCATTTGGGAGTGTAGTCCAGCATGTCGAATGACGTGAGCCACTGGTTGTCATCGCACCCTGGTTTGTAAGTCGCATTCAAATGGAGTCGGAGGAAGACCGCCGGTGTGCTCGTGGGGGCCGCAGTCGCATGGCGAGGCTCCATAAAGCAGACCAAGCGAAGCCCTTTTCGTCCCCGGGCCTGTGCCGGTACCTGTTTCTCCAGCTCATCCAGTCTGCGTTTCCGGGCATGGAGGGCTTTGCTGGGGAAAGCCCAGTAGTAGTTTGAAGTGCCAACCCTCTCGCAGTCCACCATGTTGTCGTCCACTAGACTCTGCAGCACGTCCTTCACTGACATGGGTGCTGagcaggagaggaacagagcgGTTAAACTCAGATCCCATAACCCCCCACCCTCAGTGCGGAACATACATTGCTGTATTCACACGTTGAATGAAGGTACAATAACCGTTTGAGTGTTTattcccactggggagtttttttttccctctactGCTCACTTTTCATGGGTTCAGGCCCTCTGCAATTGTATATACCATATCTATTTGGACCCTTTagtctaaaaaaaaagtataacatATACGTACAAATATGGtaaatggcctttttttttaatcaataaaaGTTGCAAGCAAAGCAAGAGACACTGTTGCGGACTGTattcttaaaaatgtattggacaacacaaacacaatagaCATGAGAAGCTATACcatgaaaacacaacacaaatgttAAAATTAAAACCTGGTTACGAATCAAAACCTCGTACAAGGTTTTGAGAATGTGAGTTTTGTCATGTAGAAGGAACGGTCTGAGAACAGGCAGGTGAAGTTTGTGTGTACAACCACCAATAGAGGAGCGCCTTAGCAGGTGAATAAACAGAGAGGTGTCTCCTAACAATAGCACTACAACTGTCCTCTGGATCGTTATAACAAGGGTAAGTGCCATATACCTCAGGAAGAGCTAATGTCCCTCTTACCTGCATAAAAGAGGACTTGcctctgtacagtacatattgtACCATAGTCTACACCCTTCGCCAGCTGTGAACAAAGCTTTCTTCTGTTACAGTCAACGGGTCCGACTCTTTACACACGGTTTACTTTACTCTGTACTCAATATGGATGTGCCACTGGTGTGTATAACATGTGAAGTGTaggtacatacatgcatgcaagagagagagaggggttccAGGTCAAAACAAGGTCACTATAGACCATTACTCACTGATTCCTTTGGTCTTTGGAGCGATCTTCTCAATATCCTTCAGCTGAAACACATCTTTCTGGATGGAAATAAGAGCAAAGGAAACTAACTGTTATACATTCAAGTGGAAGAAAATGATAGCATGCATACagcacatataaaaaaaaaaaagctggatCATAGCAAATCCTAAATATGACAATAGCCTGGATTCAATATATGTTTTGATATAATTCTAAGTTAAATTCAAGTGTTATTATTTTAGAACGACTGCCTAAGTTGCAAACGTTTGTCTTAGAATTAAGTTGCTATGTTATGTTCCTTTGTATTAAGCTAcatgaagtgagagagagaggcaatggCAAAATACACTTCTGAACCTTTAGATGAAGACATTCAAAAAAAGGCTTTCTTCAGATCTAGCCACCTGTCCTGAAAATATTTTACCGGCAGTAATGTGGTGCATATGTGCATAGCAAAAACGTGAACACGATGGTTAACCCATTTtagtaaaaatattttgctgcTGCAATCGACAGCTTGCAATATGACAATATTTTCCTGCCGGTAATGTGGTGCATATGTTCATAGGAAAACACTGTACATGATCCAATATCATCTTTAACCTGTCATGGAAATAATTGCAATGCACAGGCTGATTTGGGTGAGATATGGTCTTTCCACTGCTCAGTGGGTGAAGATAGAAGAGGCTTTCTACAGCCCCTGCCCTAGTCCTACGTGAAAACAAAAGTCAAACCGTTCTCAGAGCAGTGATAACGACAAACCCCACATCCGCGCTAAGCTGTATTATTTAGGTCATATCACTGTAACGAACCCACAATTACAATCCCACACCCCCTCATCGCCCTCCATTAGCCGGGCAGCTGAGAGCTGTGACAAATGATTCCACCCACGAGCTTGGGGGCTGAAAGGAAGTgtgcatttacaaaaaaaatcccccccaccccaccatcaCTGCTAGCTTCCTTCACAATGTCAGATTCCTTCAAACAATGAGCATGGTTAGAATGTGCAGCGTCCATTGTCTTTGTTCAAAACCATCTTTGAGGCTTGAGAACGTTCTGTGACAAGATAAaataaaccattaaaaaaagGGCAATTATCTGTTTCTGGGTGAGTCAGTATGTAATCGTTTACATTGCAATGTGCTCTACACGCCACCTGCTGGTTCAAAACAGCATAATCAGAATAATCAGCCAGCACTGGGACACGATCTGGCTCATCCTGCAGGGGAGTTAAGGTGGAGTTAAAGTTGGCCAGCAAATGCAACAGtaaaggaataaataaattattttgcctGCACTTGCTTCATGGCCCCAATTTTGTGGAAGTTCAGAAATTCAAAAGACATAAGGACAGAGCAGCAAATTCATTTCATGCTCACAGCACAACAGTGAAGTAATCATGTACGGGTGACAGAGAGTATATTAAACAGAACACTTTCTTCCGCACCTggcattacaattacattttactgCCAAAAATTCTATTTGATTCATTTATTTGGTTCAGAAGATGAAAGACCCTTGGGTAATTTATTTGTCTGAAGCCCCGGAGAGAAATATTGTCGCTGACTGCTTTATTAGATCTCATGAGGATGTCTCCTTCGAAATAACACTGCAGTaagaatacaaatacaaattatcACACTGCTGTGCGTTCAAAGGAGTAACTTGCTCTACCATAAACCAAGGCACCTCTTTTTTAGAGTAGTGTCTTTCACTCAGTTTCACTGAATATATCAGACAGATCAGCACTGACCCCATCTGGTTGGTCTCCTTACTCCTTACTTCAGGGTGGCTACAAATAAGTTTACTGCTTCCAAGTCATTATAAACCATTTAAATGCTGTAAATAAATCACTCAGACATTATATATAACCAATATATAAATGTGTAGAGCTTGAAAAAACAAGACTTCAATTGACTAATCAGCTGTGACACGGCTGGCCTCTGCAACACAGCTTTGACTACTCACCGTCTCAAAAAATATCTCCATCATTCGACTGCGCTTCTCCTCCAGACTGAGACCTTTCTTCTTtgactgtgaaaaaaaaaagtagagaCAGATACAAAATATGTGACAGGTCACCAACTCAATAAATGACTCCACCACCACtttgtgacaaaaaaaatattaaagggCCAAATACATTATTCTCACCTAGTACACTGGAATGTCTTGGAAAGTTTTCAAAATTTACATTCTTTAATTTGTCCTACTAAGACAGCATGCAATTTTCAATTTACAAAGACCCCAAATGCAATATTTAGGCTGTGTTCTATGATTTTATCATAGAAAAACGTACAATATAAATACTATGGTAACGACTTGGTACTGAAACATGATCATTACTTTCGGCTTCACAATACTGTTAGTTGCTGATACTGGAGACCCTCCTCATGACATAAATACTGGAGGGCCCAGAGGTGAAACCTAACAAGCTATGTGATGTATGCTATAGCAATGTGCACACTGTAGTTACCAATAGCAATATCACCTTTATGTcctgaactgcaaccgcaagagCAAAACACTATTCGACGTTATATTATATAGCTAGTTCAATAACTAGTGCATTTAAACAAGTATCACAGATCAACCATTAACACTGTGAGTTAACTTAGTTGACTCTGGCTTTTTAGATTTGCTAGCCAATTTAATGTATTAGTTAGCAAGCCAAAATGTTGTCCGACGTTAGCGAGCTAAACATTGCCATTGTAGACTCAATGGTGTTGACTCGTTTAAGTTAATCGTATTTTCTGATTTCACCGCCATCGTAGCATCGATTTGTCCCATTCCTTAACTAGATTGTTGCTAAATAGAGGACTAGCACAATGTTCGCTATGAAACTGAAGTGACTAACGTTTGCTAAGTTCACGCTAGCTAGTTTTAACGTTAGTTACTCTAGCTACGTTAACGTTACATGGTTAGTTGCTACTATCAGACAATCACAAGTCGCTGGATCTCAGATCACTTACCATAATGTACTAACTTATGTTGTTTGTAGCTTGAAAAGAAACTGAAGGTTTGCTTTGACGTTAACAACAACGCGTGTCTCCCTTGATTTACCCGCGTCTCGTAGGTGGGAGGCGCCTGAGCCCTGGTGCTTTGAATGCTTCTTGGCTACAACAAGTGGACTCTGTACGTCCATTAGCATGACGACATAGCTATACTGTACCCTGTACCCTATAATGAAATAGTTTGGCTTCAATACATCTACAATAACTTGTGAgggatatatacagtacactcactgagcactgtattagtaTATACTAATACTGGGCAGGGCCTCCCttgccacactcacacaaaaatcacactcaacccaccctgtctggcaccaacaatcattccacttagatcacatttcttccacattctgacatttggtctgaacaacagctgaacctcttgaccacttccacatgtttttatgcattcagttgctgctacatgattggctgattaaatatttgcattaacaagctggtgtacaggtctacctactaaattgctcactaagtgtatatccAGCTGTCATAAATGGGTTGCATGTAAAGAATGCTTGCTATTcaggtcactttggataagtgtAAATATGTGGTTAAATGTTGTCAAATTAAGCCAGTGCAAAATGGTGTATTGTATGCAATAGCCTACTTTCCATTATAAAGTAAGTTGGCAGTAAATGTAGCAGCCCTTCTTTCATGATATGTAGACTTAAGATAATGTAATTAACTTTACCTAATTAAGTTTACTTTTGTGGttattgaatgaaaaaataGAGCCTGGCCCTGAAATGGAACAAACACACTACTCAATAGCCGCTTCTAGTAGCctcaataaattatattattttatcatgCACCAGTAGCCAGTGAGACACAGATATTTTACAAAATGCtgataatatagataatatagAGTAAAGAGTAGACAAGCCTATTTACCAAATATAAGACACAATACAAAaaggaacatttgtttttcaatcaatgctattttttttaattaatttgcagCACATACACATGAATAAATTAAGTTCAGTGATGGATCGCTCAAACTTAAACAGAATAGTTTACACCCGCAACATACACATTTGCGGGTTTGTAAAGCTATTTCAGTAAATGTGAACAGAgtgtaaaaaagaaatgcacttTATGTAGTTGGCAGAGTGCTATTCACATTGGTAAGAAAACATTCCATGTTTAAGTTTATGAGATATGATCATTTAAGGCTGCATTTCTGACATCACTTTGTGTTGGACTTTCAGAACAATCACATTCTATCAAATACTCTGTATCAAACAAATTCATTCTGTacagacattaaaaaaatacaacacaGTCAAATTAACCCAAGACATATCTGTATACAAAACCTACCCACAAGTAGCttgtaatttcttttttaaataaatatgtaacacCACTTTGTGAAAATCATACAAACGTATCATGGTCACTTAGCCTTAAATTTGGCAtcacacaaacataaaagctGAAAACAACAAGTCaaggaaataagaaaataaaacaaaatgaccaATTGTACCTCATTTGGATAATTAATCGTtatcagtttttaaatgaaaaatccaGCTTCCTTGACCAGAGATCTACACTCAGGTCAATGGTGTGTAGGCATGACAAAAAATATGTTGCCTATTCTAATTTTTGTCAATATGGAAATCAAAtctcattattacatttttggtaCATAAAGAATGAGTTTCAGGAGTTTTCTTAATTTTTGGAAGTAATAGTTTGAGTAGCACAGCTGACCTCTTCACACCAAACGCTCTGTGGTaaatatgctgaagagaaccacatactgtacaggtaTGCATATCTCCCAGGTATTCGCTTGAGATTCGTGGTGGTTGAGGTACGTTTCCACCTTTAAAGTTCTCTGAAATCTTTGTAAGGAACAGAAGGtgctatttaaatgtattaaccaGAGTAAAGGATAAAACAATTAGAGTTAAAATTGTTCCCTTTTAAAtaaatttcaaatattttttcaggcATACATTACACTGCATCTTTGATAATGGGCTAAGTGCCACACAACCCTAATATCTATTATTAAACATGTGCCAAAATAAATGGtttatgtgatgtaaaaaaaaaaaaattggaactATAACCTGTAATGCCATATAATGTACACTGTACAACATCCAACATTTCTTTAAGAAACAAACCATCTCGTTCACTGGAAAAAACAGAATTACTGTGATGTCTGTGGAGTAACAGGTACCTTTTTGGTTGCA is a window from the Conger conger chromosome 8, fConCon1.1, whole genome shotgun sequence genome containing:
- the mnd1 gene encoding meiotic nuclear division protein 1 homolog isoform X1 yields the protein MSKKKGLSLEEKRSRMMEIFFETKDVFQLKDIEKIAPKTKGITPMSVKDVLQSLVDDNMVDCERVGTSNYYWAFPSKALHARKRRLDELEKQLSEAKRRKETLQQAVEKVKVGRQDTEERASLQKELQSLREQRAQLKADMDRYRECDPEVLEEIRKSSGTAKEAVNRWTDNVFAMKSWAKRKFAFEDSRIDKAFGIPEEFDYMD
- the mnd1 gene encoding meiotic nuclear division protein 1 homolog isoform X2 gives rise to the protein MSKKKGLSLEEKRSRMMEIFFETKDVFQLKDIEKIAPKTKGITPMSVKDVLQSLVDDNMVDCERVGTSNYYWAFPSKALHARKRRLDELEKQLSEAKRRKETLQQAVEKVKVGRQDTEERASLQKELQSLREQRAQLKADMDREVQWNCKGSCQPLDRQCVCHEILGQEEVCV